In Methanomicrobium antiquum, one DNA window encodes the following:
- a CDS encoding PAS domain S-box protein, translating into MIKVLLVDDEPALVEITKLFLEKEGGIEVETALLASRALENLKTKTFDAIVSDFEMPEMDGIEFLKTIRNAGDKTPFIIFSGRGREDVLINAINNGADFYLQKGGKPKSQFAELRNMIFQSVKRKNAEKSLRESEERYRAVVESQTELICRFLPDFIIIFANDAFYRYYDLENGAVGKIKFKSHVPKHEAERIKTHLNSLSPEKPYGDIEHIVIMPDGKERWQHWIDRAFFDDKGNIIEYQSVGRDVTDEKLMHKSLQEKVNYVQALMDTIPAPVFYRDTHGVYYDCNRAFEELVGFSKSEILGKNIYDFFDKELADLYSKKDMEIVQNPHLQQYENQINNAGGERIDVMFSKTARFKADWTVDGIVGVILDISERKKMERDLLNEINFVQAIKDTIPAPFFYRDKKGIYHDCNRAFEELVGLSRDEIIGKNIYDFFDKELADVYTRKDMEIVQNPHLQQYEYAINNSKGELIDVLFSKTALFSAEGNVEGIVGVILDISERKKMEYALRENEEKFRTLANYTYDWESWLGPDGKFVYVSPSCQRITGYSAEDFSYDPFRMAEMIVCPEDRQMVISHYKNIIEENSGVEHFDFRIITADGDEKWISHYCQPVYHDDGTWAGRRETKRDITLRKNYQDKLTLANEKLNLLSNVTRHDVLNQVTALIGYLEILREITSISDKSSVEIIGKIETIASTIQHQLSFTKDYQETGIKSPSWQNLLETFNFSQFMLDTASLNVETEVEKKIEVYADPLFGKVFYNFIDNSIRHGSEKISSIRLSTINSGESLKIIYEDDGTGIPFENKDKIFLKGFGSNTGYGLFLIKYVLSMTGMNICESGVSGEGVRFEINVPNGRFRYI; encoded by the coding sequence TTGATTAAAGTTCTGCTTGTTGATGATGAACCTGCTCTTGTTGAAATAACCAAGCTCTTTTTGGAAAAAGAGGGCGGCATCGAAGTTGAAACTGCTCTTCTTGCATCCCGTGCACTTGAAAATTTAAAAACCAAAACATTTGACGCAATTGTTTCAGATTTTGAAATGCCGGAAATGGACGGGATTGAATTTTTAAAAACAATTCGTAATGCCGGTGATAAAACCCCTTTTATAATTTTCAGCGGACGTGGCCGTGAAGATGTTTTAATCAATGCAATCAATAATGGTGCAGATTTTTACCTGCAAAAAGGTGGAAAACCAAAATCACAGTTTGCAGAACTTCGAAACATGATTTTCCAGTCTGTTAAAAGAAAGAATGCTGAAAAATCTCTGCGGGAAAGCGAGGAGCGCTACAGGGCTGTTGTTGAAAGCCAGACCGAGCTGATATGCAGATTTTTGCCCGACTTTATAATAATATTTGCAAATGATGCTTTTTACAGATATTATGACCTCGAAAACGGAGCGGTAGGAAAAATCAAATTCAAATCTCATGTTCCAAAACATGAGGCTGAAAGAATCAAAACTCACCTAAACAGTCTGTCACCTGAAAAACCATATGGGGATATTGAGCATATTGTCATAATGCCTGATGGAAAAGAGCGCTGGCAACACTGGATTGACAGGGCTTTTTTTGACGATAAAGGAAATATTATCGAATATCAGTCTGTCGGAAGAGATGTAACTGACGAAAAATTAATGCATAAATCCCTCCAGGAAAAAGTCAATTATGTTCAGGCGTTAATGGACACAATTCCGGCTCCGGTGTTTTACAGAGATACACACGGCGTTTATTATGACTGCAATCGTGCATTCGAAGAGCTTGTAGGCTTTTCAAAATCAGAAATACTTGGAAAAAACATATACGACTTCTTTGATAAGGAATTAGCTGATCTGTACTCTAAAAAAGACATGGAAATTGTTCAAAATCCACATCTTCAGCAGTATGAAAACCAGATAAACAACGCCGGCGGCGAGAGAATTGATGTGATGTTTTCCAAAACTGCACGTTTTAAGGCAGACTGGACAGTTGACGGAATTGTTGGTGTGATCCTGGATATAAGTGAACGAAAGAAGATGGAAAGAGATCTTCTAAATGAAATAAACTTCGTTCAGGCAATAAAAGATACAATTCCGGCACCCTTTTTCTACAGGGATAAAAAAGGAATATACCATGACTGTAACCGTGCATTTGAAGAGCTTGTTGGTCTTTCAAGAGATGAAATCATCGGTAAAAACATCTATGATTTCTTTGATAAAGAGCTTGCAGACGTTTATACAAGAAAAGACATGGAAATCGTTCAAAATCCTCATCTTCAGCAATATGAGTATGCAATTAACAATTCAAAAGGTGAATTAATCGATGTATTGTTCTCAAAAACAGCACTTTTTAGTGCAGAAGGCAATGTTGAGGGAATTGTTGGTGTAATTTTAGATATAAGTGAGCGAAAAAAAATGGAATATGCTCTTCGTGAAAATGAGGAGAAATTCCGCACTCTTGCAAACTATACCTATGACTGGGAATCATGGCTTGGTCCTGACGGGAAATTTGTGTATGTATCTCCGTCCTGTCAAAGGATAACCGGCTATTCAGCTGAAGATTTCTCATATGATCCCTTCAGAATGGCTGAAATGATTGTCTGTCCTGAGGATCGTCAGATGGTTATTTCTCACTACAAAAATATAATTGAAGAAAATTCAGGCGTCGAGCACTTTGACTTCAGAATCATAACGGCAGATGGTGATGAGAAATGGATAAGCCATTACTGCCAGCCGGTTTACCATGATGACGGGACATGGGCAGGCAGGCGTGAGACAAAACGTGATATAACTCTTCGAAAGAATTACCAGGATAAACTTACGCTTGCAAATGAAAAATTAAACCTTTTGTCAAACGTTACAAGGCATGATGTTTTAAACCAGGTTACTGCATTAATCGGTTATCTTGAAATTTTAAGAGAAATAACAAGCATTTCTGATAAAAGTTCAGTTGAAATTATTGGAAAGATAGAGACAATCGCCTCAACAATACAACACCAGTTATCCTTTACAAAGGACTATCAGGAGACAGGTATAAAATCTCCATCCTGGCAGAATCTTCTTGAAACCTTTAATTTTTCGCAGTTTATGCTTGATACAGCAAGTCTTAATGTTGAAACAGAAGTTGAAAAAAAAATTGAGGTTTATGCAGATCCCCTGTTTGGCAAGGTTTTCTATAACTTCATTGATAACTCCATTCGCCATGGAAGTGAAAAAATTTCATCAATCAGATTATCGACCATTAATTCCGGTGAAAGTCTAAAAATAATCTATGAGGATGACGGAACAGGAATTCCCTTTGAAAACAAAGATAAAATATTCCTAAAAGGATTTGGCAGTAATACCGGATATGGCCTATTCCTGATAAAATACGTTCTTTCAATGACAGGTATGAATATCTGTGAATCCGGAGTTTCTGGTGAAGGTGTCAGATTTGAAATAAATGTACCAAATGGCAGATTCCGTTACATTTGA
- a CDS encoding MFS transporter permease: MDWLGLISLILGVMLIIIGIGLTFDIAIIETIMASFIGIVAIVFGLVLAIGGAMIVKEE, from the coding sequence ATGGACTGGTTAGGGTTGATTTCTCTTATTTTAGGGGTAATGCTGATTATTATCGGCATTGGACTGACATTTGACATAGCAATTATTGAGACAATAATGGCTTCATTTATAGGAATTGTGGCAATAGTATTTGGTCTGGTTCTCGCAATCGGCGGTGCAATGATTGTAAAAGAAGAATAA
- a CDS encoding AI-2E family transporter, which translates to MDNSDKFTYGLIILIFILSVMAFREFIGVIIVSGSFAAVLMPAHRYMCRYARPEYSSFIITFLVGFLVIVTLYVAASVIYQNGDYIVDMIFSIVSWINLKIFPEMSVFMETPPDMIYSLFSDLTLSFKESALEYLTLMPIMTIKIMIMFLSLFLFLVYGDRIIEEIKGIIPCNCLDDISILKKSVSDMLYAIFNVHLAVAVVVFFVSFPVFYLLGYGHILFFAVVSGILALIPVFGPVFLIAFLALYAASISDWGGLFIILIFAWPLLCAIPDWWMRPVLMGKRASVNAVLMFIAFFGGIAAMGLLGFIMGPIFVALMLAGYRILIEKSKKNA; encoded by the coding sequence ATGGATAACAGCGATAAATTTACTTATGGTCTCATAATTCTGATATTTATCTTATCAGTTATGGCTTTTAGGGAATTTATTGGCGTAATTATTGTTTCAGGTTCTTTTGCCGCTGTTTTGATGCCTGCACACAGATATATGTGCAGATATGCAAGACCGGAGTATTCATCATTCATAATTACATTTCTGGTTGGATTTTTGGTTATAGTAACACTTTATGTAGCAGCGTCTGTAATCTATCAGAATGGTGATTATATTGTTGATATGATATTTTCTATTGTATCCTGGATAAATCTGAAGATTTTTCCTGAGATGTCAGTTTTTATGGAAACTCCTCCTGATATGATCTATTCTTTGTTTTCAGACCTGACTTTATCTTTCAAGGAGAGTGCTCTTGAATATCTGACTCTGATGCCTATAATGACTATAAAAATAATGATAATGTTTTTATCGCTGTTTTTGTTTTTGGTTTATGGCGACAGAATTATTGAAGAGATAAAAGGAATTATTCCATGTAACTGCCTAGATGATATTTCCATTCTTAAAAAAAGTGTTTCTGATATGCTTTATGCAATATTTAATGTGCATCTGGCAGTCGCAGTTGTTGTTTTTTTTGTGTCGTTTCCGGTATTTTACCTGCTTGGCTATGGACATATTTTGTTTTTCGCTGTTGTATCTGGAATTTTAGCACTGATACCTGTGTTTGGGCCGGTTTTTTTAATCGCATTTCTGGCATTATATGCAGCTTCAATATCAGACTGGGGTGGCCTTTTTATAATTCTGATTTTTGCCTGGCCCCTTCTTTGTGCAATTCCTGACTGGTGGATGCGGCCTGTTCTAATGGGAAAAAGGGCAAGTGTCAATGCCGTTTTGATGTTTATTGCTTTTTTTGGAGGTATTGCGGCGATGGGACTGCTTGGGTTTATTATGGGCCCCATTTTTGTTGCACTGATGCTGGCCGGTTACAGAATTTTAATTGAAAAATCAAAAAAGAATGCATAA
- a CDS encoding archaellin/type IV pilin N-terminal domain-containing protein yields MTERNDAFTGLEAALVLIAFVVVAAVFSYVVLSAGFFTIQKSQSVIYSAVEQGSSTMIVGENILGLRNSTTGNIDRIRLSVGSPYALMDIDLKYVTIHFMTSDLLRRLNRADPFFSEAEPSPGTWRIISNTEGENFGSILSTGHYVTIMINLPSDMQVKPGQDFRINILPPLGAPLSVDRTAPESMTETVFL; encoded by the coding sequence ATGACTGAAAGGAATGACGCTTTTACAGGTCTTGAGGCGGCTTTGGTTCTTATTGCATTTGTAGTTGTAGCAGCGGTTTTTTCATATGTTGTTTTAAGCGCCGGTTTTTTCACTATTCAGAAATCTCAGTCTGTTATTTATTCTGCAGTTGAACAGGGTTCATCCACGATGATTGTCGGAGAAAATATTCTTGGTCTTAGGAATTCGACAACCGGAAACATTGACAGAATCCGTCTGTCTGTTGGAAGCCCTTATGCTCTTATGGACATTGACTTAAAATATGTAACAATACATTTCATGACTTCAGATTTATTAAGAAGGCTAAACCGGGCAGATCCTTTTTTCAGCGAGGCTGAACCTTCTCCCGGAACATGGCGTATAATCTCCAATACTGAAGGAGAAAATTTTGGAAGCATTTTATCAACCGGACATTATGTCACAATAATGATAAATCTCCCGTCAGATATGCAGGTAAAACCAGGTCAGGATTTCAGGATAAATATCCTTCCGCCGCTTGGAGCGCCGCTTTCTGTTGACAGAACAGCACCTGAAAGCATGACGGAGACTGTATTTTTATAA